From Marinobacterium sp. LSUCC0821, a single genomic window includes:
- a CDS encoding peptidylprolyl isomerase: MSQITNNSVVQFFYTLKDADGSQIETNYDADPIAYLHGHDGMIKAIESELEGKSAGDKLSLTLTPDQAYGERKEGQEARVPLKHLQGLPKGVRAWKAGMVAAVNTDHGMRQVTVVKPGLKMVVVDTNHPLAGKTLTYDIEVASVREATAEEISHGHAHGVGGHHHH; encoded by the coding sequence GTGTCACAAATTACTAACAACAGTGTCGTTCAGTTCTTCTACACACTTAAAGATGCTGACGGCTCACAAATTGAGACCAACTACGATGCCGATCCAATCGCGTACCTGCATGGTCACGATGGCATGATCAAAGCGATCGAATCTGAACTTGAAGGCAAAAGTGCGGGCGATAAGCTTAGTTTGACTCTTACTCCAGACCAGGCATACGGGGAGCGCAAAGAGGGGCAGGAAGCACGTGTACCTCTCAAGCATCTGCAAGGTCTGCCTAAGGGTGTTCGCGCTTGGAAAGCGGGTATGGTTGCAGCGGTTAACACTGACCACGGTATGCGCCAGGTCACAGTCGTGAAGCCGGGTCTTAAAATGGTTGTTGTTGACACAAACCACCCACTAGCGGGTAAAACCCTAACTTACGACATTGAAGTGGCAAGTGTTCGTGAAGCAACGGCAGAAGAGATCTCTCACGGCCACGCTCACGGTGTCGGCGGACATCACCACCACTAA
- a CDS encoding FKBP-type peptidyl-prolyl cis-trans isomerase: MTELVIEDLVIGDGTEVKKGGALITAHYRGSLENGAEFDSSYSRGEPFQTVLSRNKVIAAWVEGLKGMRVGGKRKLWVPAEMGYGERGFANLIPPNANLIFEIELLDVLNRE; encoded by the coding sequence ATGACCGAGTTAGTGATCGAAGATCTAGTTATAGGTGATGGGACCGAAGTGAAAAAGGGCGGTGCGCTGATTACTGCGCACTACCGCGGCTCCCTTGAAAATGGCGCAGAGTTTGACTCCTCATACTCTCGCGGCGAACCGTTTCAGACTGTCCTTAGCCGAAACAAGGTGATTGCTGCTTGGGTTGAAGGGCTTAAAGGTATGCGCGTTGGTGGTAAACGAAAGCTCTGGGTACCTGCAGAGATGGGTTATGGCGAGCGTGGCTTCGCCAATCTGATTCCGCCCAATGCCAACCTTATCTTTGAGATAGAGCTGCTCGACGTCTTGAATCGCGAGTAG